The DNA sequence TGCAATGCGCGAAACCTTGCCTGGAACGGCGGCGTCGCGAACTTTGCTGCGGACGCCTGCGTGACGAGCGGCCCCAGGTTGCGCTCGCGCGCATGCCTCAGGATCTCGCCGTAGCTGCGCAAGTCCTGGCGCACGCTGTCGAGCCCGCCGATCCTCGGATATTTTTCGGCATACTCCTTGAGCACGGCATCGAGGTCGCCCGGACGATCCTCGGCCAGCGCGGACGCGATGGTCGCTTTCAGGCGTTCGATGGCGGCGGAATACACCGCGTCGTCGCTCTGCAGCTTGCGCAGGTGCGACAGCGCCTCGGCATACGGGTCGCGGAACGCCGGCACATAGGAAGAGATGGCGGCGAGCGCACGTTGATGTCCCTGCGTATCTTCATCCCAGCGCTTGAGCAGCGCCTTGATCCGGTCCTCGTCCGCATAGAGCCGGATCGGCGCTTCCGTCCCGCCCCGGCCCAGCACGAACTTCTCCAGGCTGCCCATCCATTCGAGCTGCCTGAGCAGCGGCTGGACGTCGGCGTTGTGGCTGCCGAGCCTGTTCATGTTCGCCAGCGCGGCGTCGGCGCGCGCAAAGTCGCGCGCCTTCAGGCCGGCCGCCCAGCCCGGCACGCCGGCCTTGAGCAGCGCTTCCGTGCTCAACGCCTTGACCGCCGCGTTGTCCGGATCGTTTTCCAGATAATGGTCGGCCAGCTCGGCGGCGCGCGGATACTCGCCGTCGGCAACGAGATCCTTCAGGCGGCCCTCCGGCGCCTGCCGCAGGTACAGCGCGCCGGCGAACACCGCGAGCGCCGCCACGAACAGCGCGCCCCAGCGCAACGAGCGCTTGAATCCTTCGTGCTCGCCTCCGGCGAAAGCCTGCGCCAGTTCGCGCGCGAACACCGCGAACCTGCCGCGCGGACGGCCGCCGCCCTCCTTGCCGCTATCGTCGGGCTGTTTGGCCGCCTCGTCGTTGAGCTCGTCTTCCTGCTGCTGCGCGCGGTCCACGCAAAAGATATCGAGGAAGGAATCGGCCGCCGCCACGAAGGTGGTCTTGTCCACGTCGAAGCTGTTCTTTTCCGCCGCCCCCTTGCGCACCGCCTGGCTCAGCTTGGTGATGGTCGGATCGAGTTCCGCCTCCTGCGTCTGCAGGCTCACCGTATAGACGAAATGATGGCCGCCGAACGCGAGCACGTCGCCGTCCTTGAGCGGCACCGCGTGCTCGTCGAGCCGCTTTTCGGCGACGAAGGTGCCGTTGGTGCTGCCCAGGTCCTCGACATAGGGCTGGCCGCCCTTGAGGAAGAGATGCGCATGGCGGCGCGAGATGTAATTCACCTGGTGCGGATGCTCGCTCTTGTAGCGCGAAAAGGTGGTATCGGCCTTGCTGATCAGGAAAGGAAACTGGGTGATCACGATCGGCTGCAATCCCGCATCGTCGTGCCTGGGCGTGAGCGTCAGGCTGACCACCTTCGCCGCCTGCCTGGGTGCCTCGGTGCGGGCGCCGAGATGCACCTTGTAGCTCAGCGCACCGGAGAAGCCGATCTCGTCGCCATCCTGCAGGCGGCTGGTTTTCTGGCGGATGTTGACGCCGTTGACGGTGGTGCCGTTCTTGCTGCCGAGGTCGGCGATATAGACAGTGCCGTACTCGGAAAAGATGCGCGCATGGCGGCGCGACAGGTCGGCCACCAGTTCCGGCGGATAGGCGTCGAACGGCGGCTCGGTGCGCCCGATCGCGAACAGGTTTTCGTCGATCCGGATGTCGCCCAGCTCCGGATGGGCGACCGGCTTGAGCACGATGTCGAATTCCTGCGAGGGCGCGGCCGGCTGCAGCGCGACCGTGCGCGCGTCGTCGGCGGCGGTATTGGCAGCATTGCGTCGCAACATCTATCGGCTCCCGACTTCGACGGTCGGCCAGCCGCCGCCCAGCGCCTTGTACAGCGTCACCGTGTCCGCCAGGATCTGCTGGTGGTTCGCCAGCAGCGCGAGCTGGGCCGACAGCAGCGAGCGCTCGGTCTCGAACAGCTCCAGCTGGGACACCACGCCCTCCTTGAGCTGGGCTTCGGTCTGCGCCGACACCGTTTTCAGGTTATCGATCTGCTGCTGCAGTTCTGTTCGCTGCTTGCGGTGGGCGTCGAGGTTGACCAGCGCGTTTTCGACATCCTCGAATGCCGTGATGACGGTCTTGCGGTATTGCTCTTCCGCCACCC is a window from the Noviherbaspirillum sp. UKPF54 genome containing:
- a CDS encoding FHA domain-containing protein; translation: MLRRNAANTAADDARTVALQPAAPSQEFDIVLKPVAHPELGDIRIDENLFAIGRTEPPFDAYPPELVADLSRRHARIFSEYGTVYIADLGSKNGTTVNGVNIRQKTSRLQDGDEIGFSGALSYKVHLGARTEAPRQAAKVVSLTLTPRHDDAGLQPIVITQFPFLISKADTTFSRYKSEHPHQVNYISRRHAHLFLKGGQPYVEDLGSTNGTFVAEKRLDEHAVPLKDGDVLAFGGHHFVYTVSLQTQEAELDPTITKLSQAVRKGAAEKNSFDVDKTTFVAAADSFLDIFCVDRAQQQEDELNDEAAKQPDDSGKEGGGRPRGRFAVFARELAQAFAGGEHEGFKRSLRWGALFVAALAVFAGALYLRQAPEGRLKDLVADGEYPRAAELADHYLENDPDNAAVKALSTEALLKAGVPGWAAGLKARDFARADAALANMNRLGSHNADVQPLLRQLEWMGSLEKFVLGRGGTEAPIRLYADEDRIKALLKRWDEDTQGHQRALAAISSYVPAFRDPYAEALSHLRKLQSDDAVYSAAIERLKATIASALAEDRPGDLDAVLKEYAEKYPRIGGLDSVRQDLRSYGEILRHARERNLGPLVTQASAAKFATPPFQARFRALQAGTLFPPPEVMRQYQAVSASWRGGDTEQAFAGLQKMTAGPWGEAASRELAHKKAIADQYAQLQKTRGGAGYVERLLAFYGALDPAEDAYFARAVAPDVAANRDKAIARAQALLNRAQAGWRQYRDNGPIEGDQRLESKISGKYRMQARLLADADADARQGMLVYAQLKMEPPADGRKLRDEIAAEAEQQRKSLQELRNVLAPDLLKSKLALLGGDQTDGNQRQPAQAAH